A region from the Streptomyces sp. NBC_01445 genome encodes:
- a CDS encoding aminoglycoside phosphotransferase family protein, with protein sequence MTMHDDQVDVTTETVATLIQEQFPQWSGKEIRLLQSTGTVNAVFRIGNDLSARFPLRLAGAAETLAVLKQEARASAELAQVSRFPAPEPVALGEPGAGYPMPWSVQTWLPGTVSSDADPSGSDAFAQDLAAFISALREAETRGRHFSGEGRGGVLTHHDGWMEKCFEESEELLDVRRLRHMWSHLRELPRAGADVMSHGDLIPGNVLVTGDRLSGVLDTGGFSPADPALDLVSAWHLLQQGPREVLRRTLGCDDLEWERGRAWAFQQAMGAVWYYVESNPAMSRMGRRTLDRILEAME encoded by the coding sequence ATGACCATGCACGATGACCAAGTGGACGTGACCACCGAAACTGTTGCGACCTTGATCCAGGAACAGTTCCCTCAGTGGAGCGGCAAGGAAATCCGACTCCTGCAGTCGACCGGGACGGTCAACGCCGTCTTCCGCATCGGGAACGACCTCTCGGCACGTTTCCCGCTTCGTCTGGCCGGTGCCGCCGAGACGCTGGCGGTTCTGAAGCAGGAAGCCCGGGCGAGCGCGGAGTTGGCGCAGGTGTCTCGGTTCCCCGCCCCGGAACCCGTCGCCCTGGGAGAGCCTGGAGCGGGCTACCCCATGCCGTGGTCAGTCCAGACGTGGCTGCCGGGAACGGTCTCCTCGGACGCCGACCCGAGTGGGTCGGACGCTTTTGCACAGGACCTTGCGGCCTTCATCTCCGCCCTGCGGGAGGCCGAGACGCGGGGGCGGCACTTCAGCGGCGAAGGTCGTGGCGGCGTTCTCACTCACCACGACGGTTGGATGGAGAAGTGCTTCGAGGAGAGCGAGGAGCTGCTCGACGTGCGCCGGCTCCGCCACATGTGGAGCCACCTGCGGGAGTTGCCACGCGCGGGTGCCGACGTGATGAGCCATGGTGACCTGATCCCCGGCAATGTACTGGTCACGGGCGACCGGCTCAGCGGCGTACTCGACACCGGCGGCTTCAGCCCGGCCGACCCCGCGCTGGATCTGGTCAGTGCCTGGCACCTGCTGCAGCAGGGGCCGCGGGAAGTGCTCCGGCGGACACTGGGCTGTGACGATCTCGAGTGGGAGCGCGGCAGGGCATGGGCGTTCCAGCAGGCGATGGGCGCTGTCTGGTACTACGTCGAGAGCAATCCGGCGATGAGCAGGATGGGACGCCGGACACTCGACCGCATCCTGGAGGCGATGGAGTGA
- a CDS encoding ArsR/SmtB family transcription factor, which yields MLTVASDIEVLARFGRALADPIRCRILLALRQAPAYPADLADALAVSRTRLSNHLACLRDCGLVVTVPDGRRTRYELADPRLGHALDHLLAAVVAVEGDKTCPDAATKDCC from the coding sequence GTGCTGACTGTTGCCTCCGACATCGAGGTGCTGGCCCGGTTCGGCCGCGCGCTCGCCGACCCGATCCGCTGCCGCATCCTGCTCGCCCTGCGCCAGGCGCCGGCCTACCCGGCGGACCTCGCCGACGCGCTCGCCGTCTCCCGGACCCGCCTGTCCAACCACCTGGCCTGCCTGCGCGACTGCGGCCTTGTGGTCACCGTGCCGGACGGGCGCCGTACCCGCTACGAGCTCGCCGACCCCCGCCTCGGCCACGCCCTGGACCACTTGCTCGCCGCCGTGGTCGCGGTCGAAGGCGACAAGACCTGCCCGGACGCCGCCACGAAGGACTGCTGCTGA
- a CDS encoding cation transporter: MTAISLGPSPARRDALARRIRFLVAATITYNVIEAVVAITAGTIASSTALIGFGLDSVIEVSSAAAVAWQFSARDHAVRDAREKTTLRIIAVSFFALAAYVSVDAVRALTGTGEAERSVPGIVIAALSLAIMPFLSAAQRKAGRELGSASAVADSKQTLLCTYLSAVLLIGLVLNATLGWSWADPIAALVIATIAVKEGRDAWQGKGCCAPTAHTPVPAGAAAAEADACGCKPGCTCCS; this comes from the coding sequence ATGACCGCGATATCCCTCGGGCCGTCCCCGGCCCGCCGCGACGCGCTCGCCCGCCGCATACGCTTCCTGGTCGCCGCGACCATCACCTACAACGTCATCGAGGCCGTCGTCGCGATCACCGCGGGCACGATCGCCTCCTCCACGGCGCTGATCGGCTTCGGGCTGGACTCCGTGATCGAGGTGTCCTCCGCCGCGGCGGTCGCCTGGCAGTTCTCCGCCCGCGACCACGCCGTACGCGACGCCCGGGAGAAGACGACCCTGCGGATCATCGCGGTCTCCTTCTTTGCCCTCGCCGCGTACGTCAGCGTCGACGCCGTCCGGGCCCTGACCGGCACCGGAGAGGCCGAGCGGTCCGTCCCCGGCATCGTCATCGCCGCCCTGTCACTGGCGATCATGCCGTTCCTCTCCGCTGCCCAACGCAAGGCCGGCCGTGAACTCGGCTCCGCCTCCGCGGTCGCCGACTCCAAGCAGACACTGCTGTGCACCTACCTGTCCGCGGTGCTCCTGATCGGCCTGGTCCTCAACGCCACGCTCGGCTGGTCCTGGGCCGACCCGATCGCCGCCCTCGTCATCGCCACCATCGCGGTGAAAGAGGGCCGCGACGCCTGGCAGGGCAAGGGCTGCTGCGCACCCACCGCCCACACTCCGGTCCCCGCCGGGGCGGCCGCGGCCGAGGCGGACGCATGCGGCTGCAAGCCGGGCTGCACCTGCTGCTCGTGA
- a CDS encoding sulfite exporter TauE/SafE family protein codes for MEWTIWAGFAAGLLISTVTAPVGVSGAVFLLPVQLSVLGVPSPAVTPTNLLFNVVAGPGALWRYRRDGALRGGLARRLVAWTLPGVIAGAAIRVFALPGPDVFRILVAAFLLPLGTWLCLRTLHPARRRPDAAEPSARALAALALTVGVVGGIYGIGGGSLLGPILAARGMPMARIAPATLAATFTTSVAGAAAYAVLALASPGPVAPDWWLGLACGAGGLIGGYLGARLQPHLPETALRLLLGALAGALGAVYAVQALA; via the coding sequence GTGGAGTGGACGATCTGGGCCGGGTTCGCGGCCGGCCTGCTGATCTCAACGGTGACCGCGCCGGTCGGCGTGTCCGGCGCGGTCTTCCTCCTGCCGGTCCAGCTCAGCGTCCTCGGCGTGCCGAGCCCCGCGGTCACGCCGACGAACCTGCTGTTCAATGTGGTGGCTGGGCCCGGCGCACTGTGGCGCTACCGCCGCGATGGCGCTCTGCGCGGCGGCCTGGCCCGGCGCCTCGTTGCCTGGACGCTGCCCGGCGTCATCGCCGGCGCCGCCATCCGCGTCTTCGCCCTCCCCGGCCCCGACGTCTTCCGGATCCTGGTCGCCGCCTTCCTCCTTCCACTTGGCACGTGGCTGTGCCTGCGCACCCTGCACCCCGCCCGGCGGCGGCCGGACGCGGCCGAGCCGTCGGCGCGCGCGCTCGCCGCACTTGCCCTGACGGTCGGGGTGGTCGGCGGGATCTACGGGATCGGCGGCGGTTCCCTACTCGGGCCCATCCTCGCCGCGCGCGGTATGCCCATGGCCCGCATCGCACCGGCTACCCTCGCCGCCACCTTCACCACATCCGTCGCCGGGGCCGCCGCGTACGCCGTGCTGGCCCTGGCGAGCCCCGGGCCCGTCGCACCCGATTGGTGGCTAGGTCTGGCCTGCGGCGCCGGGGGGCTGATCGGCGGCTACCTCGGCGCACGGCTCCAGCCTCACCTGCCCGAAACCGCGCTCCGGCTCCTGCTCGGAGCCCTCGCAGGCGCCCTCGGCGCGGTGTACGCCGTCCAGGCCCTGGCCTGA
- a CDS encoding ATP-dependent DNA ligase, which produces MRFRRHAVRESTNPCASVWDLLAHPELGDVRSRPYTERRALLLDLLHDVPPPIQAVPATDDPDVAQDWYDTLQGQGIEGVVCKRATSPYRAGRSGRRCGTRTPSTPTSSATSARHPGPIAWRSGCRTEAACCRRR; this is translated from the coding sequence ATCCGGTTCCGGCGTCATGCCGTCCGGGAATCCACGAACCCGTGCGCTTCCGTGTGGGACCTCCTCGCCCACCCTGAACTCGGCGATGTCCGCAGCCGCCCGTACACCGAGCGGCGCGCCCTTCTCCTCGACCTGCTTCACGACGTGCCGCCCCCGATCCAGGCCGTACCCGCCACGGATGATCCGGACGTCGCACAGGACTGGTACGACACGCTTCAGGGCCAGGGCATCGAGGGCGTCGTCTGTAAGCGCGCCACGTCCCCGTACCGGGCCGGTCGGTCTGGAAGAAGGTGCGGCACTCGGACACCGTCGACGCCGACGTCGTCGGCTACATCGGCCCGGCATCCCGGCCCCATCGCGTGGCGGTCCGGCTGCCGGACGGAAGCCGCGTGCTGTCGCAGGCGCTGA
- a CDS encoding sigma factor-like helix-turn-helix DNA-binding protein — translation MTVEISLENCNSVDNTGEVLPDHRYDVALDVALALPGRQGERIARDEALVEDLRRGDFKGPRYDMFENRLAGEALPQLKGMLRTGTLITDSLRRWKEAGKPFGVAEGHRHLLREDLEQRDILAVDILLPTLDSFRRKALVEGGWNPRHKGGHGPGCLMTYFIGRCSWEFRQQYEKWSIKQRRIAEVHAKLLDPEAFLLSVASSEGTDLHSGGVVLDMLRKQPRQTQAVLALVLQGYEQLEIADRLQVSRGAVANSIYRFRQKVLRAEHEGKIHIPMARAYTDHKSGPAVRPMVQHGMGGRALWRGESR, via the coding sequence GTGACCGTTGAGATATCACTAGAGAACTGCAACTCGGTCGACAACACGGGGGAGGTGTTGCCTGATCACCGATATGACGTCGCCCTCGACGTCGCGCTCGCTCTACCCGGACGCCAGGGGGAGCGGATCGCACGCGATGAAGCGCTCGTCGAGGACCTACGCCGTGGGGACTTCAAGGGGCCGCGCTACGACATGTTCGAGAACCGCCTCGCCGGCGAGGCGCTGCCCCAGCTCAAGGGCATGCTGCGCACCGGAACCCTGATCACGGATTCCCTGAGGAGGTGGAAGGAAGCAGGGAAGCCTTTCGGCGTCGCGGAAGGACACCGTCACCTACTGCGCGAGGATCTCGAGCAGCGCGACATCCTGGCCGTGGACATCCTGCTGCCCACGCTGGACTCTTTCCGCCGTAAGGCCCTGGTCGAGGGCGGATGGAACCCGCGGCACAAGGGAGGCCACGGGCCGGGCTGCCTGATGACCTACTTCATCGGGCGCTGCAGCTGGGAGTTCCGGCAGCAGTACGAGAAGTGGAGCATCAAGCAGCGGCGCATCGCTGAGGTGCACGCCAAGCTCCTCGACCCGGAGGCGTTCTTGCTGTCCGTGGCCAGCAGCGAAGGCACCGACTTGCACAGCGGCGGCGTGGTGCTCGACATGCTGCGCAAGCAGCCCCGGCAGACGCAGGCCGTCCTGGCGCTGGTGCTCCAGGGCTACGAACAGTTGGAGATCGCCGACCGGCTGCAGGTCTCGCGGGGCGCGGTGGCGAACTCGATCTACCGGTTCCGGCAGAAGGTGCTGCGCGCGGAGCATGAGGGGAAGATCCACATTCCGATGGCGCGCGCGTACACGGACCATAAGAGCGGGCCTGCCGTGCGCCCTATGGTGCAGCACGGCATGGGTGGCAGGGCCCTGTGGCGAGGGGAGTCCCGGTGA
- a CDS encoding MFS transporter, whose translation MWPLYAAGFTTAFGAHGIAANLGGLSEDAVTSLLVLGGLLALYDGAEVILKPVFGSLADRIGGKPVLLGGLIAFAAASALYAIADSPGWLWAARLGQGAAASAFSPSASALVARLNPAAKRGRAFGSYGFYKSIGYTLGPLLGGVLVWAGGLRLLFTVMALCAAVVAVWAALAVPVVPPLPRKRQTVADLARRLADRSFLAPTAALAAATAALSVGVGFLPVSGAAAGLGTVATGAAVSVLAATAAIVQPKAGRALDAGRLTTRTGLLTGLLITAAGLAAAMLPGLPGVLLAAALIGTGTGLITPLGFAALAASTPEEHMGQTMGSAELGRELGDAGGPLLVAGVATAATLTYGYAALAILLAAGALLALASRRRTDPTPS comes from the coding sequence ATGTGGCCGCTGTACGCGGCCGGGTTCACCACCGCCTTCGGCGCGCACGGCATCGCCGCCAACCTCGGAGGCTTGTCCGAGGACGCCGTCACCTCGCTCCTGGTCCTGGGCGGCCTGCTCGCCCTGTACGACGGCGCGGAAGTCATACTCAAGCCGGTCTTCGGCTCGCTCGCCGACCGGATCGGCGGCAAGCCGGTCCTCCTCGGCGGTCTGATCGCCTTCGCCGCCGCCTCCGCGCTGTACGCGATCGCCGACAGCCCCGGCTGGCTGTGGGCGGCCCGCCTGGGCCAGGGCGCCGCGGCATCCGCGTTCTCCCCCTCGGCCTCCGCCCTGGTCGCCCGCCTCAACCCGGCTGCCAAGCGCGGGCGTGCGTTCGGCAGCTACGGGTTCTACAAGTCCATCGGCTACACCCTCGGCCCGCTCCTTGGCGGCGTCCTCGTCTGGGCCGGGGGCCTGCGTCTGCTGTTCACGGTGATGGCCCTGTGCGCAGCCGTCGTTGCCGTGTGGGCCGCGCTCGCCGTGCCCGTCGTTCCGCCGCTGCCCCGCAAGCGGCAGACGGTCGCCGACCTCGCGCGGCGCCTGGCCGACCGGTCCTTCCTCGCCCCCACCGCGGCGCTCGCCGCGGCCACCGCCGCGCTCTCCGTCGGGGTGGGCTTCCTCCCCGTCTCGGGAGCCGCAGCCGGGCTCGGCACCGTGGCCACCGGCGCCGCCGTCTCCGTCCTCGCCGCCACCGCGGCCATCGTCCAGCCCAAGGCCGGCCGCGCCCTCGACGCCGGACGCCTGACCACCCGTACAGGTCTTCTCACCGGACTGCTCATCACCGCCGCCGGACTCGCGGCCGCCATGCTGCCCGGCCTGCCCGGGGTTCTGCTGGCCGCCGCCCTCATCGGCACCGGCACCGGACTGATCACCCCGCTCGGCTTCGCCGCCCTCGCCGCCTCGACCCCGGAGGAGCACATGGGCCAGACCATGGGCTCCGCCGAACTCGGCCGCGAACTCGGCGACGCCGGCGGCCCTTTGCTCGTCGCCGGCGTGGCCACCGCCGCCACCCTCACCTACGGATACGCGGCCCTCGCCATTCTCCTGGCCGCAGGTGCGCTGCTCGCCCTTGCCAGCCGCCGCCGAACGGACCCCACGCCGAGCTGA
- a CDS encoding PP2C family protein-serine/threonine phosphatase, producing MAQRSAGLRQPERASRALVAIPVAWIVAVSLIDILAPPDIHLGPLLVAAPAITPSFGGPRTVGLVAALAVIAQTTIGLVRDPDAMLSSNHQAQIIALILVGICLVIFCVVRDRRAKELMQVRYVSETAQRVVLPSLPRQLGPLRAASLYLAAEAEARIGGDLFAAARTTSGTRLMIGDVRGKGLTAVNDAALLLGAFRGAAHRQASLGELVAYLDRSVCWDLMEPGETSLYGETFITATLLDIPDHGGRVQMISCGHPPPIVLRNGRPTTMDARIPAPPLGLGELSHPRYRVDSFPFEPGDLLLLYTDGVTEARDSTGTFYPLAERITGWTENDPDAFLDRLRRDLLHHVGGHLNDDAAMIAIKRTATPRA from the coding sequence ATGGCACAGCGATCTGCAGGGCTTCGCCAGCCGGAGCGTGCGAGCCGGGCGCTGGTCGCCATCCCCGTCGCGTGGATCGTCGCGGTGTCCCTAATTGACATTCTCGCGCCGCCCGACATCCATCTGGGGCCGCTGCTCGTCGCAGCCCCGGCAATCACCCCGTCGTTCGGCGGACCCCGAACGGTGGGCCTGGTCGCTGCCCTGGCGGTGATCGCACAGACGACCATCGGGTTGGTGCGCGATCCTGACGCGATGCTCTCGTCCAACCACCAGGCACAGATCATCGCCCTGATCCTGGTGGGAATCTGCCTCGTCATCTTCTGCGTGGTGCGGGACCGCCGGGCGAAAGAGCTGATGCAGGTGCGGTACGTGTCCGAGACCGCCCAGCGTGTGGTCCTGCCTTCGCTGCCCCGACAGCTCGGACCGCTGCGGGCCGCGTCCCTCTACCTCGCCGCGGAGGCCGAGGCCCGGATTGGCGGGGATCTGTTCGCGGCGGCACGTACCACCTCCGGTACGCGGCTGATGATCGGCGACGTGCGGGGGAAGGGGCTGACCGCGGTCAATGACGCAGCCCTGCTGCTCGGAGCGTTCCGCGGCGCTGCCCACCGCCAGGCGAGCCTGGGCGAGCTGGTGGCCTACCTCGACCGAAGCGTGTGCTGGGACCTGATGGAGCCGGGCGAGACGAGCCTCTACGGAGAAACCTTCATCACCGCCACCCTCCTGGACATCCCCGACCACGGCGGCCGGGTCCAGATGATCTCCTGCGGTCACCCGCCGCCGATCGTCCTCCGTAACGGCCGGCCTACGACCATGGACGCCCGTATTCCCGCACCCCCCTTGGGCCTCGGCGAACTATCGCATCCGCGCTACCGCGTCGACAGCTTCCCGTTCGAGCCGGGAGACCTTCTGCTGCTGTACACGGACGGCGTCACCGAGGCCCGCGACTCCACCGGCACCTTCTACCCGCTCGCCGAGCGCATCACAGGCTGGACCGAGAACGACCCCGACGCCTTCCTCGACCGCCTCCGCCGCGACCTGCTGCACCACGTCGGCGGACACCTGAACGACGACGCCGCCATGATCGCCATAAAGCGCACCGCCACGCCCCGGGCCTGA
- a CDS encoding cupin domain-containing protein — translation MSYPEPRYLGDRGQTSALFRPAPPQPDTGSGGTDISYVAKRENTNGEFGLYKIDMAPKTMGAREHFHRTISESFYVLSGEVRLYNGERWVTGGEGDFLYVPPGGLHAFQNDSDDPVSFLLLFTPGAPREEYFEKVEEYSQRSREELKAFRIRHDQYNTTDMLEG, via the coding sequence ATGTCCTACCCAGAGCCCCGCTACCTCGGAGACAGGGGCCAGACCAGCGCACTGTTCCGACCTGCGCCCCCGCAGCCCGACACCGGCTCGGGCGGCACCGACATCAGCTATGTGGCCAAGCGGGAGAACACCAACGGCGAGTTCGGCCTGTACAAGATCGACATGGCGCCGAAGACCATGGGTGCCAGGGAACACTTCCACCGTACGATCTCCGAGTCCTTCTACGTCCTGTCCGGCGAGGTCCGGCTCTACAACGGCGAACGCTGGGTCACAGGGGGCGAGGGAGACTTCCTCTACGTACCGCCCGGCGGGCTCCACGCTTTCCAGAACGACAGCGACGACCCCGTGTCGTTTCTGCTGCTCTTCACACCGGGAGCTCCCAGGGAGGAGTACTTCGAGAAGGTGGAGGAGTACTCACAGCGCAGCCGCGAAGAGTTGAAAGCCTTCCGGATCAGGCACGACCAGTACAACACCACCGACATGCTCGAGGGCTAG